In Brachypodium distachyon strain Bd21 chromosome 2, Brachypodium_distachyon_v3.0, whole genome shotgun sequence, one genomic interval encodes:
- the LOC100841630 gene encoding pectin acetylesterase 3 isoform X1, translated as MKARIRAVRPWLPLALLLLVLVLSCVAQAAVNEQANGGGRRRRRSPRRSTAAADGMVPITLLKSAAEKGAVCMDGTPPAYHLDPGSGAGNNSWIVNLEGGGWCNNARTCKFRTRTRHGSSDYMERHITFSGIMSASPASNPDFYSWNRVKIRYCDSASFAGDNFDKGTGLYFRGQRIWDAAIQHLLSIGMASADQVLLTGCSAGGLAAILHCDQFSAFFAGKNTTVKCLADAGLFLDALDVSGGRSLRSYYGEIVAMQEVARNLPPSCTGHLDATSCFFPQNVIDSIKTPIFLLNAAYDAWQIEESLAPNRADPSGAWRACKYNRSACDASQIKFLQSFRDQMVASVKAFSGSRSNGLFINSCFAHCQSELPATWNDAPGSPAVQNKGIAKSVGDWYFGRAEVKAIDCPYPCDNTCRHII; from the exons ATGAAGGCGAGGATTCGTGCCGTGAGGCCTTGGCTGcctcttgctcttcttctcctcgtcctcgtcctcagCTGCGTGGCGCAGGCGGCAGTCAACGAGCAAgccaacggcggcggcaggaggagaaggaggagcccCCGGCgttccacggcggcggccgacgggATGGTGCCTATCACCCTCCTCAAATCCGCCGCAGAGAAGGGAGCCG TGTGCATGGATGGGACACCTCCCGCGTACCACCTGGACCCGGGCTCCGGAGCAGGCAACAACAGTTGGATCGTCAACCTTGAGGGAGGCGGGTGGTGCAACAACGCTCGGACGTGCAAGTTCCGCACGCGCACCCGCCACGGCTCCTCCGACTACATGGAGCGCCACATCACATTCAGCGGCATCATGAGCGCCAGCCCCGCCTCTAACCCTG ACTTCTACAGCTGGAACCGGGTGAAGATTCGCTACTGCGACAGCGCGTCTTTCGCCGGCGACAACTTCGACAAGGGCACCGGGCTCTATTTCAGAGGCCAGCGGATCTGGGACGCCGCCATCCAACACCTCCTCTCCATTGGAATGGCATCGGCTGATCAG GTGCTCCTGACGGGCTGCTCCGCCGGTGGCCTGGCGGCGATACTGCATTGCGACCAGTTCAGCGCCTTCTTCGCCGGCAAGAACACCACCGTCAAGTGCCTCGCCGACGCaggcctcttcctcgacgc ACTGGATGTCTCCGGGGGCCGCAGCTTGAGATCCTACTACGGCGAAATCGTAGCCATGCAGGAAGTGGCCCGGAACCTGCCGCCCAGCTGCACCGGTCATCTCGACGCCACCTCG TGCTTCTTCCCTCAGAACGTAATCGACAGCATCAAGACCCCCATCTTCCTGCTAAACGCAGCCTACGACGCCTGGCAG ATCGAGGAAAGCCTGGCCCCAAACAGAGCTGACCCCAGCGGTGCGTGGCGAGCCTGCAAGTACAACCGCTCAGCCTGCGACGCGTCTCAGATCAAGTTCCTGCAAA GTTTCAGGGACCAGATGGTGGCATCCGTGAAAGCCTTCTCCGGTTCCAGGAGCAACGGGCTCTTCATCAACTCGTGCTTCGCCCACTGCCAGTCCGAGCTGCCGGCCACCTGGAACGACGCCCCTGGCTCCCCTGCAGTCCAGAACAAG GGGATCGCGAAATCAGTGGGCGACTGGTATTTTGGCCGGGCTGAAGTGAAGGCCATCGATTGCCCCTACCCCTGCGACAACACATGTCGTCACATCATATGA
- the LOC100841630 gene encoding pectin acetylesterase 6 isoform X2, producing MKARIRAVRPWLPLALLLLVLVLSCVAQAAVNEQANGGGRRRRRSPRRSTAAADGMVPITLLKSAAEKGAVCMDGTPPAYHLDPGSGAGNNSWIVNLEGGGWCNNARTCKFRTRTRHGSSDYMERHITFSGIMSASPASNPDFYSWNRVKIRYCDSASFAGDNFDKGTGLYFRGQRIWDAAIQHLLSIGMASADQVLLTGCSAGGLAAILHCDQFSAFFAGKNTTVKCLADAGLFLDAYAYTGCLRGPQLEILLRRNRSHAGSGPEPAAQLHRSSRRHLVLLPSERNRQHQDPHLPAKRSLRRLAGFRDQMVASVKAFSGSRSNGLFINSCFAHCQSELPATWNDAPGSPAVQNKGIAKSVGDWYFGRAEVKAIDCPYPCDNTCRHII from the exons ATGAAGGCGAGGATTCGTGCCGTGAGGCCTTGGCTGcctcttgctcttcttctcctcgtcctcgtcctcagCTGCGTGGCGCAGGCGGCAGTCAACGAGCAAgccaacggcggcggcaggaggagaaggaggagcccCCGGCgttccacggcggcggccgacgggATGGTGCCTATCACCCTCCTCAAATCCGCCGCAGAGAAGGGAGCCG TGTGCATGGATGGGACACCTCCCGCGTACCACCTGGACCCGGGCTCCGGAGCAGGCAACAACAGTTGGATCGTCAACCTTGAGGGAGGCGGGTGGTGCAACAACGCTCGGACGTGCAAGTTCCGCACGCGCACCCGCCACGGCTCCTCCGACTACATGGAGCGCCACATCACATTCAGCGGCATCATGAGCGCCAGCCCCGCCTCTAACCCTG ACTTCTACAGCTGGAACCGGGTGAAGATTCGCTACTGCGACAGCGCGTCTTTCGCCGGCGACAACTTCGACAAGGGCACCGGGCTCTATTTCAGAGGCCAGCGGATCTGGGACGCCGCCATCCAACACCTCCTCTCCATTGGAATGGCATCGGCTGATCAG GTGCTCCTGACGGGCTGCTCCGCCGGTGGCCTGGCGGCGATACTGCATTGCGACCAGTTCAGCGCCTTCTTCGCCGGCAAGAACACCACCGTCAAGTGCCTCGCCGACGCaggcctcttcctcgacgcGTACGCATAT ACTGGATGTCTCCGGGGGCCGCAGCTTGAGATCCTACTACGGCGAAATCGTAGCCATGCAGGAAGTGGCCCGGAACCTGCCGCCCAGCTGCACCGGTCATCTCGACGCCACCTCG TGCTTCTTCCCTCAGAACGTAATCGACAGCATCAAGACCCCCATCTTCCTGCTAAACGCAGCCTACGACGCCTGGCAG GTTTCAGGGACCAGATGGTGGCATCCGTGAAAGCCTTCTCCGGTTCCAGGAGCAACGGGCTCTTCATCAACTCGTGCTTCGCCCACTGCCAGTCCGAGCTGCCGGCCACCTGGAACGACGCCCCTGGCTCCCCTGCAGTCCAGAACAAG GGGATCGCGAAATCAGTGGGCGACTGGTATTTTGGCCGGGCTGAAGTGAAGGCCATCGATTGCCCCTACCCCTGCGACAACACATGTCGTCACATCATATGA